A genomic segment from Lignipirellula cremea encodes:
- a CDS encoding HlyD family efflux transporter periplasmic adaptor subunit, translating to MDQNSTSRRRLPLIARSELVVLQNAFGGSGCWVVKDPVALKYYRLEAEQYVVLIHLDGQRSLQDLKDLLVLRFPWLWLTIRDVQSLVSDLQEKGLLTTVRLGYGVSLLHKDWRDRKQKWKQTAMSLLSLKLPGVDPQRTLNMFYPAVRPLFHRLTLLVMAIFVSAAWLSVLVNFEAFRSRLPGFQQFFTGWNIVYLWLVIAFTKTLHELGHAFTNRHFGGESHELGVMVLIFSPTLYCDVTDSWMFPSKWRRIAVAAGGVAVELVLSSIAILVWWSTGPGLLNNLALNVIFVTMVGAIAANANPLMRFDGYYVLSDWLEIPNLASKADKLLRQALYHYCLGVELPPDPFMPRHGQGWFIAYAICSKIYKCLLVVMITLMLYRWLKPYNLEVLGVILGLSSAVIASGKLLWEMYKTLTTPRNEKVKKKNLAISSLAGIAILAIVVLLPVPWYVEAPLRVQPKGVQFVYVDTPGQIERTHVQPGGWVEAGDPVVDLSNSEIQLALNKLKTEQAIEQANLLTSRSRNDAALEGLALRRLQGILGRIREIEKQLERLHVTAPIAGEVLRAPRREASNRRRDDLELTSWTGVPTSAENTGAAMEAGTHLMSIAPEPSRFEAIVYLDQTSRNSVSEKMPVALRFETLPDQIVHTHITEISLRHLEHVPQEISNKYQGDLPTVTDERGRERVTSAVYQVQIAVPEELAAVRSGVRGRARILLPARTLGSWLYRLVSVQFRFRL from the coding sequence ATGGATCAAAATTCTACCAGCCGCCGCCGTTTACCACTGATCGCACGCAGCGAGTTAGTGGTTCTGCAGAACGCCTTCGGCGGCTCGGGGTGTTGGGTTGTGAAAGATCCGGTGGCCCTCAAGTATTATCGCCTGGAAGCGGAGCAGTACGTCGTATTGATCCATCTCGACGGGCAACGCTCTTTGCAGGATCTGAAGGATCTGTTGGTCCTCCGTTTCCCGTGGCTGTGGCTGACGATCCGCGATGTGCAGTCGCTGGTCTCGGACTTGCAAGAGAAGGGACTGCTGACCACCGTGCGACTTGGCTATGGCGTATCGCTGTTGCACAAAGATTGGCGAGACCGAAAGCAAAAGTGGAAGCAGACAGCGATGAGCTTGCTCTCCTTAAAGCTTCCCGGCGTCGATCCGCAACGAACGCTGAATATGTTCTATCCGGCGGTGCGGCCTCTGTTTCATCGGTTGACCTTGCTAGTGATGGCGATCTTTGTGAGCGCCGCTTGGCTCAGCGTGTTGGTCAATTTTGAAGCGTTCCGTAGTCGTCTGCCGGGCTTTCAACAGTTTTTCACCGGTTGGAATATTGTCTACCTATGGCTGGTGATCGCCTTCACCAAAACCCTGCACGAATTGGGGCACGCGTTTACCAATCGGCACTTTGGCGGCGAGAGTCATGAGCTGGGCGTGATGGTGCTGATCTTCTCGCCCACCTTGTATTGCGATGTGACGGATAGTTGGATGTTCCCTAGCAAGTGGCGTCGGATCGCGGTGGCGGCTGGCGGCGTGGCGGTCGAATTGGTGCTGTCGTCGATCGCTATTTTGGTCTGGTGGAGTACGGGACCTGGACTATTGAACAATTTGGCGCTCAACGTCATCTTTGTGACGATGGTCGGAGCGATTGCGGCCAATGCCAATCCGCTGATGCGATTTGACGGTTACTACGTGCTGTCGGACTGGCTGGAGATCCCCAACTTGGCCTCCAAAGCTGACAAGCTGTTGCGGCAAGCGCTGTATCACTATTGTTTGGGCGTCGAGCTCCCGCCGGATCCCTTCATGCCGCGACACGGCCAGGGATGGTTTATCGCCTACGCCATCTGCTCCAAGATTTACAAATGCTTGCTGGTCGTCATGATCACGCTGATGCTATACCGTTGGCTCAAGCCTTATAACTTGGAAGTGCTGGGAGTGATCCTGGGGCTGTCCTCGGCTGTCATCGCCAGCGGCAAGTTGCTTTGGGAAATGTACAAGACCCTCACCACCCCGAGAAATGAGAAAGTGAAAAAGAAGAACCTGGCGATCAGTTCTCTCGCGGGAATCGCGATTCTAGCCATCGTCGTATTGCTTCCCGTTCCTTGGTATGTCGAGGCCCCCTTACGGGTGCAGCCCAAGGGGGTGCAGTTTGTCTACGTCGATACCCCGGGCCAGATCGAGCGGACGCACGTGCAGCCAGGCGGCTGGGTGGAAGCGGGCGATCCGGTCGTCGACTTGAGCAATTCCGAAATCCAACTTGCCCTGAATAAATTGAAAACTGAGCAGGCGATCGAGCAGGCCAATCTCCTGACCAGCCGATCTCGCAACGACGCCGCGCTGGAGGGGCTGGCCTTACGACGACTGCAAGGCATTCTAGGCCGCATACGGGAGATTGAAAAACAACTTGAGCGGCTGCACGTGACGGCGCCGATCGCTGGTGAGGTATTGCGGGCGCCGCGGCGAGAAGCCAGCAATCGGCGCCGCGATGACCTGGAATTGACCAGTTGGACCGGCGTGCCGACGTCAGCGGAAAACACGGGAGCCGCCATGGAGGCGGGAACGCATCTGATGAGCATCGCCCCGGAGCCGTCTCGGTTTGAAGCGATCGTCTACCTGGACCAGACCAGCCGCAATTCCGTCTCGGAGAAAATGCCGGTTGCTTTGCGGTTTGAAACGTTGCCCGATCAGATCGTGCATACTCATATAACAGAGATCTCTCTTCGCCATCTGGAACACGTGCCGCAGGAAATTTCCAACAAGTACCAAGGCGATCTGCCTACGGTCACTGACGAACGCGGGCGCGAGCGGGTAACTTCGGCCGTCTATCAGGTGCAGATCGCCGTGCCCGAAGAGCTGGCGGCGGTGCGTTCGGGCGTGCGTGGTCGAGCTCGCATCCTTCTGCCGGCGCGAACGCTCGGCAGCTGGCTCTATCGATTAGTTTCCGTCCAATTCCGCTTCCGCCTCTGA
- a CDS encoding efflux RND transporter periplasmic adaptor subunit — protein sequence MARNDRRTLGSTARGDVEEAFRAARDNGRIRIARLRPMGCRGRQVGWSTLLLAVLFTTGRPATAQSAPAQRVTDCLVTLERRVELSAQHAGMLTLLQVEVGDQVEQDQLLGLIDERAAKQQEAVAAAELEAAESEAQNELRVQAAVKTAELAAQELKIMEQIRESNPGAISPLEISKQQLKMEHARLEVLVARRAVALAVITMKAKEAQHRLASLEVQDRRLTAPFRGLVTSVRRKQGEWVSQGEPMLRIISIDRLLIEGYVDAALHSPREIANSRVQADVLLTRGKRHKTPCTIRFVSPEIEPNNSFRVVVEIDNSERKFFPGMSADLLFWTSEAEAELDGN from the coding sequence ATGGCACGCAACGATCGTCGTACGCTTGGGTCAACAGCCAGGGGAGATGTCGAAGAAGCATTCCGTGCGGCGCGGGATAACGGTCGTATTCGCATCGCACGCTTACGACCCATGGGATGTCGTGGGCGGCAGGTTGGTTGGTCCACGCTACTGCTGGCGGTTCTGTTCACAACAGGGCGACCGGCGACGGCGCAGTCCGCGCCGGCTCAACGCGTGACCGATTGCTTGGTGACCCTCGAGCGTCGGGTCGAGTTATCGGCCCAGCACGCTGGCATGTTGACTTTACTGCAAGTCGAGGTGGGCGACCAAGTCGAACAAGATCAGTTGCTGGGACTTATCGACGAGCGCGCCGCCAAACAACAAGAGGCGGTGGCCGCCGCCGAGTTGGAAGCTGCCGAGAGCGAAGCCCAGAATGAGTTGCGTGTACAGGCAGCCGTGAAAACGGCCGAACTGGCGGCCCAGGAACTGAAGATCATGGAGCAGATTCGGGAAAGCAATCCTGGCGCCATCTCTCCCTTAGAAATCTCCAAACAGCAGCTGAAGATGGAGCACGCACGCCTGGAAGTTCTGGTGGCTCGGCGTGCGGTGGCTCTGGCCGTCATTACCATGAAGGCGAAAGAAGCGCAGCATCGGCTGGCGTCGCTTGAGGTGCAGGACCGCCGCCTGACGGCCCCGTTCCGCGGTCTAGTGACTTCCGTGCGGCGAAAGCAAGGCGAGTGGGTCAGCCAGGGCGAACCGATGCTCCGCATCATCTCGATTGATCGCCTTTTAATTGAAGGCTATGTCGATGCAGCACTGCACAGTCCGCGCGAGATCGCCAACAGCCGCGTTCAAGCCGACGTGCTCCTGACCCGCGGCAAACGCCATAAAACGCCCTGCACGATTCGTTTCGTGAGCCCAGAAATCGAACCGAACAACTCCTTCCGAGTGGTCGTAGAAATCGACAACTCGGAACGCAAGTTCTTTCCAGGCATGAGCGCCGACCTGCTCTTCTGGACCTCAGAGGCGGAAGCGGAATTGGACGGAAACTAA